In the Daphnia pulicaria isolate SC F1-1A chromosome 2, SC_F0-13Bv2, whole genome shotgun sequence genome, one interval contains:
- the LOC124325926 gene encoding chromatin assembly factor 1 p55 subunit produces MADKDGEPFDEAVEERVINEEYKIWKKNTPFLYDLVMTHALEWPSLTAQWLPDVTRPEGKDYSVHRLILGTHTSDEQNHLLIASVQLPNEDAQFDASHYDNDKGEFGGFGSVSGKIEIEIKINHEGEVNRARYMPQNPCVIATKTPSSDVLVFDYTKHPSRPDPSGECHPDLRLRGHQKEGYGLSWNPNLNGHLLSASDDHTICLWDINASPRENRVLDAKTVFTGHTAVVEDVAWHLLHESLFGSVADDQKLMIWDTRSNNTSRPSHTVDAHTAEVNCLSFNPYSEFILATGSADKTVALWDLRNLKLKLHSFESHKDEIFQVQWSPHNETILASSGTDRRLHVWDLSKIGEEQSTEDAEDGPPELLFIHGGHTAKISDFSWNPNEPWVICSVSEDNIMQVWQMAENIYNDEEPETPASELETPTN; encoded by the exons AACGAGGAATACAAaatttggaagaaaaatactccATTTTTGTATGATTTGGTTATGACACATGCTCTGGAATGGCCTTCACTTACAGCTCAATGGCTTCCTGATGTTACAAG GCCTGAAGGCAAAGACTACTCAGTGCATCGTCTCATCCTTGGTACTCACACTAGCGATGAACAAAATCACCTCTTGATTGCATCTGTCCAGCTTCCTAATGAGGATGCTCAGTTTGATGCTTCACATTATGACAATGATAAAGGAG AGTTTGGAGGCTTTGGATCAGTGAGTGGTAAGATTGAAATTGAGATCAAGATCAACCATGAAGGAGAAGTCAACAGGGCTCGCTACATGCCCCAGAATCCTTGTGTGATTGCCACTAAAACACCTTCATCTGACGTCTTGGTCTTTGACTACACAAAACATCCTTCTCGCCCTGATCCTAGTGGAGAGTGCCACCCTGATTTACG tctGAGAGGACACCAGAAGGAAGGTTACGGTTTGTCTTGGAATCCAAACCTTAATGGTCACTTGCTGTCAGCATCTGATGATCACACCATTTGCTTGTGGGATATTAACGCATCGCCGAGAGAGAATCGTGTTCTCGACGCCAAAACCGTATTCACTGGCCACACAGCAGTTGTAGAAGATGTCGCTTGGCACTTGCTTCACGAGTCCTTGTTTGGTTCCGTTGCCGATGATCAGAAGCTTATGATTTGGGATACTCGCAGCAATAACACCAGCCGGCCCTCCCATACCGTGGATGCTCATACGGCTGAAGTGAACTGTCTGTCATTCAATCCTTACTCCGAATTTATTTTAGCTACCGGATCTGCAGACAAa ACTGTAGCTCTTTGGGATTTGAGAAATCTTAAACTCAAATTACATTCGTTCGAGTCGCACAAGGATGAAATCTTTCAAGTCCAATGGTCACCGCATAATGAGACTATTTTGGCTTCGTCTGGCACCGACCGACGCTTGCATGTCTGGGACTTGTCCAAAATTGGAGAAGAACAATCCACCGAAGATGCCGAAGATGGCCCTCCAGAATTGTTG TTCATTCACGGTGGTCATACGGCCAAGATCTCTGATTTCTCCTGGAACCCGAATGAGCCCTGGGTCATCTGCTCCGTCTCTGAGGATAACATCATGCAAGTTTGGCAAATGgctgaaaatatttacaaCGACGAGGAGCCTGAGACGCCAGCCTCAGAACTGGAAACCCCTACTAATTAA
- the LOC124327652 gene encoding apolipoprotein D-like → MAKNLSALMMLAAVLTVEIPSFVLGQIVIPGDCPKYPTQPSFNPAQFITTRWYEISRYPSTFEDDTRCSLIDIRPSKQGALKMSFKGISNIDNAVTIAAGNAYFDYGELSKFLVQMPIVSWNATVDIRFWIIATDYTNYALAWSCDPLCTGYRREQLWLLGKQKTLSDTVMNTVTSRFFTNGPFKAGNLVPVVQKDCPSIV, encoded by the exons ATGGCAAAGAACCTTAGTGCGCTGATGATGCTGGCTGCTGTACTGACAGTTGAAATTCCGTCCTTCGTTTTGGGCCAGATTGTCATTCCCGGTGATTGTCCCAAATACCCAACGCAGCCCAGCTTTAATCCAGCTCAG TTTATTACTACTCGGTGGTACGAGATCAGCCGGTATCCGTCAACTTTCGAGGACGACACCAGGTGCTCGCTGATTGACATCAGACCGTCCAAACAGGGAGCTCTCAAGATGAGTTTCAAAGGAATTAGCAATAT AGACAACGCTGTTACGATTGCAGCGGGCAATGCTTACTTTGACTACGGAGAATTGAGCAAATTTCTAGTTCAGATGCCTATCGTCAGTTGGAACG CAACCGTGGACATTCGATTCTGGATTATCGCTACTGACTACACTAATTATGCTCTAGCCTGGAGTTGCGATCCCCTTTGCACTGGATATCGGCGAG AGCAATTGTGGCTTTTGGGTAAGCAGAAAACGCTATCAGACACCGTCATGAATACAGTCACCTCCAGGTTCTTTACCAACGGGCCTTTTAAGGCGGGCAATCTGGTTCCGGTTGTTCAGAAAGACTGTCCATCCATTGTATAG
- the LOC124327803 gene encoding uncharacterized protein LOC124327803 gives MKLALILLVCFVGATYQQGYAWSPFYHYSPHLFFYNNYDQANRQFSDKSTLNIGTGYSDDEIDSSIPEIQARIPFGHTKKPQKKFFITSILPNSFFNFKPLTITTLTSTVFSTITSTAVIATVQSCLPATMFFTSSGPSGFVTLTSACGRRRRDIDESSPRQITAEIGDSILPSVVSPLETSSVVPELDGYNNVNPEITSSQTNIEEEQRQFVNIDKNSGRQNRALSLLVTVTSTSTSFSFSTTTIKKTINLSGPAQLSCMPSGFALC, from the exons atGAAATTGGCATTGATCCTTCTCGTTTGCTTCGTTGGAGCTACCTACCAACAGGGATATGCGTGGTCACCATTCTACCACTATTCACCACACCTGTTTTTCTATAATAATTACGATCAAGCCAACCGCCAATTTTCGGACAAATCAACGCTTAACATTGGG ACAGGATATAGCGATGACGAAATCGATTCTTCGATCCCCGAAATCCAGGCGAGGATCCCATTTGGCCACACGAAGAAACCCCAAAAGAAGTTTTTCATCACCAGTATCCTGCCCAACTCTTTCTTCAACTTCAAACCTTTGACCATCACCACGCTGACGAGCACCGTTTTTTCTACCATCACGTCGACGGCCGTGATTGCCACGGTACAGTCGTGCCTTCCTGCGACTATGTTTTTCACTTCTTCAGGACCATCGGGCTTTGTGACGTTGACGTCTGCTTGCGGCCGTCGCAGACGTGACATCGACGAGTCCAGTCCGCGACAAATCACAGCCGAAATCGGCGACTCGATTTTGCCATCCGTCGTGTCACC GTTGGAGACCAGCAGTGTCGTACCTGAATTGGACGGATATAATAATGTCAATCCGGAGATAACTTCTTCTCAGACAAATATCGAAGAGGAACAGCGTCAATTCGTAAATATCGACAAGAACAGCGGACGCCAAAATCGTGCCTTGAGTCTATTAGTGACTGTTACATCGACGTCGACGTCCTTCTCCTTTTCCACGACCACGATCAAGAAAACTATTAATCTGAGCGGGCCAGCGCAATTGTCGTGCATGCCAAGTGGTTTCGCCTTGTGTTAG
- the LOC124325931 gene encoding uncharacterized protein LOC124325931, translating to MPFTTFIRRNIAQEPPQIKSPVSNRNFGLRWAAIGGIVLGFLGAMKITGNLNREFFAELIKMGPAGKAPPPLHQQQQTDADPSKKSPLLPPGTEATIIVK from the exons ATGCCATTTACCACTTTTATTCGGAGGAATATTGCCCAAGAGCCCCCTCAGATC AAAAGCCCAGTTTCAAATCGAAACTTTGGATTGAGATGGGCAGCGATTGGAGGCATTGTTTTGGGTTTCTTAGGTGCCATGAAAATTACCGGAAATCTTAACAGAGAATTCTTCGCTGAACTTATAAAGATGGGTCCAGCAGGGAAAGCTCCTCCGCCATTgcaccagcaacagcagacCGACGCGGATCCCTCAAAGAAAAGC CCGCTGCTACCGCCTGGAACTGAAGCCACTATCATAGTGAAATAA
- the LOC124326946 gene encoding E3 ubiquitin-protein ligase RNF103-like, protein MQQMWMSYMLLALAFFVYNLAVSWIVHRLKSRNDNHTTTNVTNGTTNVPRRILSRWSLLIDCLFRPLFSDPAHSLQDLELDESVEPFLERLALPSLWLTPTVPTDYLKFLPVWRFEGGSAEEPPTMNWIPDADCAICLDKYRVAVDVCGLPCGHQFHRNCIMVWLQRDNHHCPTCRWPAYQNKSFSI, encoded by the coding sequence ATGCAGCAAATGTGGATGTCCTACATGTTGTTGGCATTGGCCTTTTTCGTTTACAACCTTGCAGTAAGCTGGATCGTCCACCGACTGAAAAGCCGAAATGATAACCACACTACCACTAACGTTACCAATGGCACCACAAATGTCCCAAGAAGAATATTATCTCGATGGTCGCTACTGATCGACTGTCTTTTTCGACCCCTGTTCTCTGACCCAGCACACAGTCTACAGGATTTAGAACTTGACGAAAGTGTTGAACCATTCCTTGAACGCCTTGCATTACCTAGTTTGTGGCTGACGCCCACCGTGCCAACGGATTACCTGAAATTCCTCCCTGTTTGGCGATTTGAAGGCGGCAGTGCTGAAGAGCCGCCGACCATGAACTGGATCCCAGATGCGGATTGCGCTATTTGCTTGGACAAATACCGCGTCGCTGTTGACGTTTGCGGTCTACCGTGCGGTCATCAGTTTCATCGTAATTGTATCATGGTCTGGCTGCAGCGAGACAATCATCATTGTCCAACTTGCAGATGGCCAGCTtatcaaaacaaaagtttttctatttaa
- the LOC124327841 gene encoding larval cuticle protein 65Ab1-like — protein MNKLFIVAAVLAVAAAAPSSSYKPVEYKATEITIVSQSDVRNLDGSSNWSYAGSDGTTRDESQVQKKMQGVTYDSYGKETYGEVLGNTNKGSSYWISPEGQKFTLTWAADEAGFQPKGDHLPVAPVHVYELPVAPVHEYELPVAPALPYKRTGLGY, from the exons ATGAACAAACTG tttattgtCGCTGCTGTTTTGGCTGTCGCGGCCGCTGCTCCTTCCAGTAGTTACAAACCGGTGGAATACAAGGCTACCGAAATCACCATCGTGAGCCAATCTGATGTCCGCAATCTTGATGGCAGCAGCAACTGGAG CTACGCTGGATCTGACGGTACCACTCGTGACGAATCCCAGGTCCAGAAAAAGATGCAAGGAGTCACCTACGACTCTTACGGCAAAGAAACGTACGGTGAAGTCCTCGGCAACACCAACAAGGGATCATCCTATTGGATCTCCCCCGAGGGTCAGAAATTCACTCTGACTTGGGCGGCAGATGAGGCGGGATTCCAACCCAAGGGCGACCACttgcccgtcgctcccgtTCACGTTTACGAACTCCCGGTCGCTCCCGTCCATGAATACGAACTTCCCGTTGCCCCTGCACTCCCCTACAAACGCACTGGACTCGGTTATTAA
- the LOC124326948 gene encoding uncharacterized protein LOC124326948, translating to MGDPAPHIQQRYSSRNTNASGKTKQRIVLQINRIQHEVDFAPSSYKPEYKAPAYAAPSYSAPAYVAPSYSAPAYAAPAYAKDNKYAGITVTSQSDERNLDGSSQWSYAQSNYTTREESQVQKKMQGVAYDSYGKATYEDVMGM from the exons ATGGGAGATCCCGCCCCTCACATACAGCAACGCTACAGCAGCAGGAATACGAATGCTAGCGGCAAAACCAAACAGCGCA TTGTTCTACAAATCAACCGAATTCAACATGAAGTTG ACTTTGCCCCTTCCAGCTACAAGCCGGAATACAAAGCCCCAGCTTACGCTGCCCCAAGTTACTCTGCTCCGGCTTACGTTGCCCCAAGCTACTCTGCTCCGGCTTACGCTGCTCCGGCCTACGCCAAGGATAACAAATACGCCGGCATCACCGTCACCAGCCAATCTGATGAGCGCAATCTCGACGGCAGCAGCCAGTGGAG CTACGCCCAGTCTAACTACACGACCCGCGAGGAATCGCAGGTGCAGAAGAAGATGCAAGGCGTCGCCTACGACTCTTACGGCAAAGCAACTTACGAGGATGTGATGGGGATGTGA